A single Streptomyces mirabilis DNA region contains:
- a CDS encoding adenine phosphoribosyltransferase, producing the protein MTELMDITTLLLSRIRDVADYPEPGVMFKDITPLLADPAAFTALTDALAEIAVRAEATKIVGLEARGFILGAPVAVRAGIGFIPVRKAGKLPGATLSQAYDLEYGSAEIEVHAEDLSGADRVLVVDDVLATGGTAEASLQLIRRAGAEVAGVAVLMELGFLGGRGRLEPALAGAPLEALLKV; encoded by the coding sequence ATGACCGAGCTCATGGACATCACGACGCTGCTGCTCAGCCGTATCCGCGACGTGGCCGACTACCCGGAGCCGGGTGTGATGTTCAAGGACATCACCCCGCTCCTGGCGGACCCGGCGGCCTTCACGGCGCTCACCGACGCGCTGGCGGAGATCGCCGTGCGCGCCGAGGCCACGAAGATCGTCGGTCTGGAGGCCCGCGGCTTCATCCTCGGCGCCCCCGTCGCCGTCCGCGCCGGGATCGGCTTCATCCCCGTACGCAAGGCGGGCAAGCTCCCCGGAGCGACCCTGTCGCAGGCGTACGACCTGGAGTACGGCTCCGCCGAGATCGAGGTGCACGCCGAGGACCTGAGCGGGGCCGACCGCGTCCTGGTCGTCGACGACGTCCTCGCCACCGGCGGCACCGCCGAGGCCTCGCTTCAGCTCATCCGCCGGGCGGGCGCCGAGGTCGCGGGCGTCGCCGTGCTGATGGAGCTCGGTTTCCTGGGCGGTCGCGGCCGTCTGGAGCCCGCTCTCGCGGGCGCTCCGCTGGAGGCGCTCCTCAAGGTCTGA